GCTGGTGGCCGTAGCTGCTTTGAGGGGAAGGCCCATTACGAGGCGCATTATGGGCACTTTTATGGGGCCTCCGCCTATTCCCAGGAGGGCAGAGATGATCCCTCCTAGAGTGCTGAAGGCCATTCCCAAAAGGAGCCTCTTTGGGGTGTAGGCGATAGTTTCTCCCGAGGATGGGTCCTTGAACTTACCGCTGCAGTCCAGCAAGGTGTTTTTTGTGTGATTTGCTTTTTGGTGCGGGGTTTTTTCTTGAATGTCATCGCTGCGCCACATGGCGAAAGCTGTGTAAAAAGCAACCATTGCGAAGAGGATGGCGAGGATGCTTTCTTCTATGTGGGCTACTGCAAGGCTTCCCGCCAGGGCGCCCAATACGGTGGTTATTTCCAGTATAAGGCCCAGCTTTATGTTGGTGAGGCCCTTTTTTATGTATATGCTGGAAGCAGCTATGGAGGTAGTTACAACGGCCAACAGGCTCATTGGGACCGCAAACTTCATAGGTATCCCCAAAAGCAGTGTAAGAGCAGGCACGAGGAATATGCCTCCTCCCAATCCCAATATAGCCCCTATAAAACCTGCCAAAAGCGCCACAAAAAATATCCCCATATCACCTCGGGGTCAGGTCTTTATTTTTGGTGTTTTGCTGCCTTATCCTATTCTAAGGTCCACAAATATCTCTTACCTGGCCCAAACCAATCGCAGTTGCCCACTACATTACCACGGCTCTTTGGCATTGTCATCAGTTGTTGAAGCCCTCAAGCTCGGCCTTGAAGCGCCTTGTCGTTTCCGTTGGGTTTTGGGTTCCGAAAATGGCGCTACTTACGGCAACCCCGCAGGCTCCTGTTTTTATGACCTCTTTTACGTCTTTTATGGTTATCCCCCCGATGGCCACGC
The DNA window shown above is from Thermovirga lienii DSM 17291 and carries:
- a CDS encoding protein of unknown function DUF81 (PFAM: Sulfite exporter TauE/SafE~COGs: COG0730 permease~InterPro IPR002781~KEGG: tjr:TherJR_0845 protein of unknown function DUF81~PFAM: protein of unknown function DUF81~SPTR: Putative uncharacterized protein) is translated as MGIFFVALLAGFIGAILGLGGGIFLVPALTLLLGIPMKFAVPMSLLAVVTTSIAASSIYIKKGLTNIKLGLILEITTVLGALAGSLAVAHIEESILAILFAMVAFYTAFAMWRSDDIQEKTPHQKANHTKNTLLDCSGKFKDPSSGETIAYTPKRLLLGMAFSTLGGIISALLGIGGGPIKVPIMRLVMGLPLKAATATSTFMVGITASVSAVIYLFEGMVKPDLAIPAVLGIFIGARTGALVAGKMKSHHIRTAFSILLVLIAIEMLLKGLGR